The following coding sequences lie in one Salvelinus fontinalis isolate EN_2023a chromosome 21, ASM2944872v1, whole genome shotgun sequence genomic window:
- the LOC129818898 gene encoding UDP-glucuronosyltransferase 2B20-like yields MAYHLWSIFSCLLVTCFMVSLPACHSGKVLVFPLEGSHWLHMDILIKALHAQGHSVTVVRTNKSWYIKEESSYYSSITVHVTDGVDEGFVKPILNKVLDIERGKSSALNFFSLQVEALSFMSKVPKMMAEMVTNMIEDKELMKDIKETQYDLVLTDPAWGAGVLMAHYLQLPLVYNVRWVTFGEGHQVIAPSPMSYIPMTGSGLTDKMTFTERVKNMLIKLLGQVQDRFLVRPYYQAVCEKYFQLGVDFNELIQGADLWLMRVDFVFEFPRPTMPNVIYMGGFQCKPAKPLPQDLEDFIQSSGEHGVIIMSLGTFVMELPSDMTDEIATAFAQLPQKIIWRHIGDRPATLGNNTLLVDWMPQNDLLGHPKMRLFVAHGGTNGVQEAIYHGVPVVGLPLFFDQYDNLLRLQARGGAKIVTIATLNNDFLKALQEVLQEPSYRENMQRLSKLHRDQPMNPLDLAMFWIEYVMRHKGTAHLRTESYRMPWYSYHSLDVMTFLLASVLLILLTTVAFIRCLCFRMCCRRKMKHE; encoded by the coding sequence ATGGCGTACCATCTTTGGAGCATATTCTCATGTCTTCTTGTGACATGCTTCATGGTGTCTTTGCCAGCTTGCCACAGTGGGAAGGTGCTGGTCTTTCCTCTGGAAGGAAGCCATTGGCTTCACATGGACATTCTGATCAAGGCCCTTCACGCTCAAGGACACTCCGTGACCGTGGTACGAACAAACAAAAGCTGGTACATTAAAGAAGAGTCTTCATATTACAGCTCTATTACAGTACACGTCACTGATGGAGTAGACGAGGGCTTTGTGAAGCCAATTCTCAACAAAGTCCTCGATATAGAAAGAGGTAAAAGTTCAGCTTTAAATTTCTTCAGTTTGCAGGTGGAGGCCTTGTCATTCATGTCTAAAGTTCCTAAGATGATGGCTGAAATGGTGACCAATATGATTGAAGACAAGGAGTTAATGAAGGACATAAAGGAAACCCAGTATGACCTCGTCTTGACTGACCCGGCCTGGGGAGCAGGTGTTCTGATGGCCCACTATCTTCAGCTACCTCTGGTCTACAATGTCCGCTGGGTCACCTTTGGAGAGGGACATCAGGTCATCGCACCATCCCCCATGTCTTACATTCCAATGACTGGATCTGGGCTGACGGACAAAATGACCTTCACAGAGAGAGTGAAGAATATGCTTATTAAATTGCTTGGACAAGTTCAGGACAGGTTCTTAGTGCGACCCTATTACCAAGCAGTTTGTGAGAAGTATTTCCAACTGGGTGTGGATTTTAATGAGTTAATACAGGGGGCTGACTTATGGCTCATGAGAGTCGACTTTGTGTTTGAGTTCCCTCGTCCCACCATGCCTAACGTTATCTACATGGGAGGGTTTCAGTGCAAACCGGCCAAGCCCCTTCCCCAAGACCTGGAGGACTTTATTCAGAGTTCAGGAGAACACGGTGTCATTATCATGTCTTTGGGGACTTTTGTCATGGAACTCCCGAGTGACATGACAGACGAGATAGCGACTGCTTTTGCCCAATTGCCTCAGAAGATCATCTGGAGGCACATTGGGGACAGGCCAGCGACTCTGGGCAACAACACCTTACTAGTTGACTGGATGCCGCAGAATGACCTACTAGGACATCCTAAGATGAGGCTGTTTGTAGCTCATGGAGGAACCAATGGAGTTCAAGAGGCCATCTACCACGGAGTCCCCGTTGTTGGCCTACCTTTGTTTTTCGACCAATATGACAACCTCCTCCGTCTGCAAGCAAGAGGAGGAGCAAAGATTGTGACCATAGCCACGTTAAACAACGACTTCCTCAAGGCCTTACAGGAAGTTCTTCAGGAGCCATCCTACAGGGAGAACATGCAGAGGCTCTCCAAGCTGCacagggatcagccaatgaaccCCCTGGACCTCGCCATGTTCTGGATCGAGTATGTCATGAGACACAAAGGTACTGCTCACCTGCGTACAGAGTCCTACAGAATGCCCTGGTACTCCTACCACTCTCTGGATGTCATGACGTTCCTTCTAGCTTCTGTGCTACTGATTCTGCTGACTACTGTTGCTTTCATCAGGTGTTTATGCTTCAGAATGTGTTGTAGACGGAAAATGAAACACGAGTAA